A window of Pangasianodon hypophthalmus isolate fPanHyp1 chromosome 29, fPanHyp1.pri, whole genome shotgun sequence genomic DNA:
AGTCAGTACTGAACAAACCTCATTCAGATTTTTAGCTATTCTCTATTTTGCTTCAGCTGAttgtctttattttcctttctgtcACTTAGAATTAGCGTTCTgtcctccctcctccctctcctaaGTTGCTCATTTTGTTCTCTTCCAGTCcttgatgttttttgttcatcataatgaaatcattaaaaaaaaaaaaacccagaatgaCAGAAGTGTGTTAGTATGTGAGAAATGGGTGTGTAATGTAAGCATCGGCAAACGCTCCCTGGGCTTCACAGGAAACTGTGTTGCACAATGTCTAACACCGCTGGCACAGCTACAAAAGGATATGACTTGCTTTTATAATGGTGATAACATGCATGACTACTTTCTGGAATATTTGAAATGATTAATATGTCTTGACCATGAGTTCTTTGTCTGGTGAAAAGTGAACATACGGGATATTAAAATCTTAATTCTTAATTTGAAAAGATAGCTCATGGTTGTTACTCCTGaggtcatttacatttatttatttattttaaaaaaaaagaacaaacccATTCTCTGTCTTACAGACTGAACATTTCAGAGATCATATCAGGAATAATGCTGCAGTCGACATTGTAATCGAGCACTGACTctacaggacaaaaaaaaacaaaaaaaaagagggagaagaaGCATCATGGCGGTTTTTAAACTGGATAATGTTGAGGATTTATATGAAATCAGAGAGATACTGGGCAGGTAAGGATTTTGTATATTAACATGCTTTCTATATAGTGATCTAAAGTGTCGTTATATTAAGTTGCATAAGTATCATACATATCATACATTCAAAGTATGCATTTGTAATGAATTACAAGTTTCTTGTCaaacatgaaaatgtatttcataCCAACATACAATCATGAGCTGAGTGTTGGTGCTGTAATACATtctatttataatgtatttgaatattaatgccttgttgatgagagaagaaTAGAAGTTCGAGTAGAATGGCcaggctggtttgagctgacaggaaggctgatCAGGGGATTCATAGTGTTTCTGAGATGCTGTGAGTCACCCTGGGAATCTGTAGTATTTTTAATCTCATGCAACAGTTAGAAATATATAGCGTCTAGTCTCTGTAGacaaaacatttgttaaatgtTACACGCAtgcagacacagtgagagatacacatgcacacactccttGGGAAGGAAGAAGAGATGTGATCATGTCAGTGTAGTGCTTTTGTTCGAACAAATCCATACATGACATCACTAATGCACCTGAGACCCATTTACAGATAATTaagctgaaaagaaaagaggggTAGGTAAAGAAAGCAAACCGAccacatcaaacacacagagactgaTATAACCATGTCGAGAGATGTATTGTTGATAGAACAAAAGCTCCAGGTTAGGTTTTTGCCCTGGTTAGGCCATTGCTTTGTATGAGTTGCACAATGTGTAGAACAGGTTTTATCTGAACTCGCTTAATGTTGTGTTCTTGTTGCCCCAGTGGTCATTTCGGACAGGTGCGTGAGGTGTGTGAGCGAGCTACAGGTATCCTGTGGGCAGGGAAGTTTCTGAAGCTGCGGCGTGGTGCCGGGAGCCGTCTGGGCCTGGAGAGGATGAGCGTGGAGAAAGAGGTGGCGATCCTACAGGGCCTGCAACACCAGAACATCATGGCCCTCAAGGATGTGTTCGAAAGCAAGGCGGAAGTGGTCCTCATCGTAGAGCtgtacgtttgtgtgtgtgtgtgtgtgtgtgtgtgtgtgtgtgtagtataaacaatatatacagtgtaaatcAAAGCCAAGTAGATATACAGGTCCCTAACCCTAAAGAGGTTGATGTATGGTTCTACTCTATGACGACAGAAACCCTTAACACGGTGGTATTGCATGCGGGATGGGGAAGTGCTTGGGGGATAAGCAGAAGGTTTTAGTTCAAACtgataataaatttaaatattaaactgaaaataattcaacattaatacaaatatacaaatttgAGCATTTACAGGCACGTCCTAAATGAATACAATCCAAATCCGAACTGTAGATGGAGCAttcggggttttttttttttcgtcgttgttgttgtttgtttgtttttgtttagaaaGCCTGCCAGCTTCACACTAGGTACAGTCTGTGCAACaaagtttttaatataaatgtacaattttTAACTACTAGCGGATGCTTGTGGGGAGGGTTGCCAAGTATCAGCAAAATTCCCACCCTAACTACAGCCACTCAGAAAGACTTGAAAAATGTTCGGACATCGGAAAAGGTAGAcgcatttttctcctttttttcagtcttttcaggGGAAACAAGTTAAGTGTAATATCCGCATATCTGCAATACGCGGATATTATATGTAGAACCTGACAACCCTGTATGTGGTATAAAgctagtttattattattattgtaaacattATATGAATCTGAGACGCTCTATTTGTTTATTGGTTTGCTCCAGTAGACCGACataaacactgccttactgagcaaaataaaaccatatttctaccatatttctgtacaaataaTAGAAATGCTTTTACGTATAGAGCCGCTGCTCCGTATAGTTCATGAATACTGCATGGTGTGCAAAGAGCTGCATATCTCTTGAATTAATTATCTCTTGAAtcatgtaattaattttaaaatattaacttgtaTGTTCATTGCACGTTTTCTGCCATTCTTAAATGATCGCTGTCCATCGTTATTAAGAGAAACTCTTCGTAATTGGTTATTGTAATGAAATGCTGCTGAATGGACCCCAGAACACTCCAAGTGCTTTATCATAGATTTCGATAGcgtgtccagtgaacttttctgatctttttgGAATGTAAAAAACCCAAAATctgaagtaaatctgatcaaatattattgGATGACTGTTGTTGGCAACTGGAAATAACAGTTTCTCGATTTGTGAGAGACAGTGTTGGTTTGAAACAGCTTGGTTCCTCGGTCACTTTAGATAGAGGATAGAAAGATTGACAGAAAGTCGGAATATTTttagcactaaacagatacgaATACAGATAATGATATCGATTCTGTAtcaaagtatgtgtgtgtgggcgtgtgtgtatgtgtgtaaaattctGAAGAAAAATCCAGGAAGTAACTGCAGTATCCTCATGTGCAGTAATAATGGTAAGGCTGGTAAAAGTGTAGTATATTACACAAAGTTTCCATTTTGGACCTTAAAATTTGTTCAGAATATTCTGTTTCACTTGATCGCATCTGTATGAAAGTAAAGTCCTCTCACTTGCACAACATTTCGGTTGAGTTACGTCCCAAtcctgatacacacctctagtctcaacttGATGCCCATGAACCTTTCTTGCAAGttataaccaaaaaaaaaaagtgcacctgctatttaggggccaagcaccaacgGTTCTTAAGCACCCtactggtattattattattattattattattattattattaaaatacttccACGTAAGAGTCTATAGCATCATCAGTCTATAGTAGTGGCATCAGTGGGGAATTTGGACATACGTTTACAATAATGTAAATTGCAACACAATGTCATAGAAATGCAGTTCCACCTTCCTCTTCGGGTCCATTGACCCAATTCTTCGGGATGttaatttctgtcattttggtgtttttttgctTCTCCAAATTTTGCTAGATTCACGTTTATTTGCAACTTGGCAcggctactgaaaacaggaagtaagaCAATATATCAGCATTGGCTTGattttttaacctttaaattCAGTATATCTGTTTGGGAGCAAGCACTGATGGTCCTAATGGCTTCTGGTCTTCCTCTGACACTAAGGGGTGCAGCCAGAAAGTGATTGGCCCCCTTAATCGCTGCTTGCAgcaatatttgtatctgtagcCTTTTGTATCCGTTTAACATATGCTAATTCAAATAATgtgttcatattcatattccGTTACACGCCTAGTGCATACCCAAACCCCTGCTCTTCAACATAGAAGAGCAAGTACAGGAAGTAAAGCTTCGTTACAGTCAGGACGAAATTTTCTGAATATGACGGAGTTACTGTATATCGACTTGGTGGTGTGTTGTCTGCAGTGTCTGCCATGAAGCAATCTAGTgccttcattcattttaaattgattATGTTAATGCTGTATCATGCAATTTCCATGTTTCTATCTGCATATATAGTAGATAGAAATTATAAGTAtctaaaatatagaaaattcaaaggttctgttttttatttgcgGAATGATTTATCGTTACTTTGATGTATACTGCTTCTCGGATATTAAACTAAGTAGTCTGAACTTTTGCATATGATTAACACCATCTTTAAACTTTCACAGCAAGTCAAGAATTACAGAgttaaaagaatgtaaaaatgcTTTCACTATTGGTTTTTCTTCCAGTATTCAAGGTGGTGAGCTGTTTGACTTCATCGCTGAGAAGGAGAGCCTGACTGAGACGGACGCGATTGACTTCCTGAAGCAGATTCTAGAGGGAGTGAACTACATGCACAGCAAACACATCGGCCACTTTGACTTAAAGGTGCTTTGTGATTAATGCATTTACAATATTATGCCATAGTTTGCAGTGTAATGTACAATAGTACAATATTATGCCATAGTTTGCAGTGTAATGTACAGTATTATGCCATAGTTTGCCATAGTGCTTTGTGATTAATGCATTTACAATATTATGCCATAGTTTATTTAgtgtaattaaagtgtaaaGTGCCATAGTTAATTAGTGtaattaattattgttattgacAATGTTGatgttgctgtttttgttgttcttttcttATCCTACATTATTacttcaaattttttttttaataggaatATAAAGCACCTTTcatatattgtgttttatttcaggcTTTTTCTTTATCAAGTGGCATGGACTAGACATGACTTTACCTGAATGTGCTACGTTATTTGTTTTTGGTGCTACATATTTCCGTGCTGTCACACTGCATGACCGGTTTAAGACTGTTAAAACAAATATGTAACAAAGTGCATGAATGCATGAAGTTTAAAACCTGCTGAAGTaccagcttattattcagttattcaagttaaagcacattattacagtacattactacagtaaaaataataggaaatataactaaatataatatatatatttaaatatatagttataaatataactaaatgttacagaaaaatgtttgtatgtcagtaaagaaagcagcagattacatgagatacttttcagacaaaaatacataatgaaggctgctgggtttcgctacaaaaataagaagcgagtgtgacaaagtgtccagaagaactgtggctgcttctgcaagatgctcagtaacacttacagctcatttccttataaaactgcacacactgtacctgagactactatttttttttaaaaggtgaaggatcatcacaccaaatattgactttgtttcatttattactgtttactgctctttatagtattttttaaaatgtataaacatttaatttcattatttttgaaggcatctttgctctacagcatttctttgcacgtgcctaagacttttgtctgtatatatgtgtgtgtgtgtgtgtgtgtgtgtgtgtgtgtgtatatatatatatatatatatatatatatatatatatatatatatatatatatatatatatatatatataatgtgtgtgtgtatgtatgtatgtatgtatgtatgtatgtatgtatagggTCATTTTTTCAACACAgtgcaaaattttttttttttttttttttttttacaccttctGTAAAAAGTTGTACAGTAGAAGTGACCAACGTCAGTAAATGCAAATACCTTAATGTAAACCAGGGTAGCTCTTAGAACAGGTGAGGGTTTGGATGGCAGGAGGTCATTCTGCTGCTTTCAGTTTGACCACCAAGCACATTTATAGATCCTTGCATGTTGTATGAGGGAAAAGaggttgagatttttttttttttagtttatttctgCTCTTGTCTTCCCTCAGCCTGAGAACATCATGTTGTCAGATAAGCAGGTCCCCAATCCTGATATTAAGATCATTGATTTCGGCATGGCCCACTGCTTTCTACAAGGAGAGGAGTATAAGAGCATGGGTGGCACCCCTCAGTATATCGGTAAGTGGTACAGTCCGGTATTAATTGTGCTTAATCGAGTGAACATCTATGAACATACCAGGTGTGGGGGGGTTTCAGGTCCAGTAATCTCCATGGAAACGATTGAAAGTTCAGGAAGTCACATGGTCGGGGTGATAGACGAGTGGAcagaaacaggaagagaaaaatgGCTGACGCTTTTCAGTTATGTCTCAGATGGATATGCACATAGGCACGAACGATCAGTGTTCATCCGTGAAGAAAAAGAATCCATATAGTATATCGGAGATATATTGatagggatggatggatgcatggatggatgggtggatggatagataaataTCTTTGCTGGTAGAAACATATGATAATCCTCAGTGATGATCTAAgttcagaataaaaatgaacCTCTGCTGgcttttctttattcattatcCAGAGCTGAAGGTTAAACAGAGGAGACGTGATATGAAACAGTGCGAGCTGGAATATTAATCAGCATGATAAGGTTGTTGTGGTAGCTGAGTGTGGAgtctctctctgagtgtgttgGTTTACGGCAGTTGGAACATTACATTCGGTTAAAAATTGAAGAACAAGCTAAAGCTTAACCATCATATGAGGCCATTATTACACAATGCTGATCATTTAGAAATGACTGTTTTAGAGCTCTGTGTTGGAGTTGGTGAGGGCAGTTGATTTCATTTTATGGTAGAATTTCATTTTATGCAAATCAACTCTGTCTTGTGAAGTTACACACTAAACTAAATGGTACTGTGacttttctgcattttattttgttccttttttctcctttcagcACCTGAGATCATCAACTATGAACCACTCAGCACAGCAGCAGATATGTGGtgtgtacatgtacatacatgcacagcgacccacatacacacacacacacccagacacgcacacacacacacccagacacgcacacacacgcacacacacgcacacacacgcacacacacacaaagcatcaGAGTGCCTCGTTGCATTCTTGACAAGTTGAAACCTGACCACATCTGCACAAAAATTACTTACGTTGCTTATAGATCCTCACACTGTGTGCAGTTAAGAGCAGTTATGGTCAACAACTCCACTATTtctcagcactacacacatgcatgatGAGAACCAGAGCTACATGTTCACTGTTTCATTTGCAAAGGGAAGTTGAAGTCAAAACCCTACATTTGGTTATGATAGTATGCAGAAACTGTAAGCAACCTGAGTTTGAAGTATTGTACATAGTTCACTTCTTTAGTGCCATTTCTATTTCACTATTGTACCTGTTTTGAAACGGGGgtgagagaaatgaaagaatgtTCTCCTATGTGTTTCTTTTCCTCAGGAGTATTGGTGTCATCACCTACATTTTGTAAGTACTTATTTTTCCCGTTTGCGTCATGCATTTGAATACACCCACAGGTCAAGTTGAATCCCTCAACGCAATAAAAGAATCACACTTTGATATACGACATTTGGAAAAAGCTTTTTCAACATAATGGCTGTTGAACTGACTGCGGTTTCAGCAAGCATGGTCATTAAAATGAGCTCAAGGTGTTATTAATTGTGTGCACGCAAGtatgaggaagagagagagagcacttcctttcagcgagcactgagcactgctCAAatacagagctaaataaaatgttccatgatgcccctgattgcttaattctaattaaaacatgtattcatacatagtataaaaatggtattgatgcatccctaaaAAAATAGTAGCAGAAAATCAAACGGTCCAAAAGTCCAGATGTTTAGTGGTAAACAGGAATATCCTTAGCAAGTTAGATTCACTGTAGACTATTCAggcaaacatcacacacactatagggCAAAAAACAGGAGCAAAAATGATCATGCTGATTCTATAACGGCTCATACACAGGAAAGGTAAGTTCGGTAAACagtggcaagacttcgcaaggCAGATTAATGCTGCGTTCGAGGCGACGTTGCAATTGTAATTCCCCACCTGAAAGCCACCGAAAACACCGAaaatttcaactcgtcaactCGAGACGGTCTTCTCAACTACTagttccttccccgtttacTTCCCCTTCACACTGTGAAGAGTATAAAGTACTcgttctttacttttaaattagtttataaaagtattggctttagatcagttaatatactgttggttaaatctataacattgaccatactaatcactattttgagaaggtaatcatcaacattacgGTTATTACTAACCTTAGCCGGCTAGCTTGTTACTAAGCTAGTCGCTGTtgtttgctgctgttgctgtgctgcaatttcagtccaaaatgttgcatgaaggTTTAAAGTTTACTATAGTAGAACAGTACCAGTAttcactcaggcctgtaactgtaaaagtgggAGGTGGAAAATGAAGTTATTATAACTTGCAAATTACCTCGTACAAGGCACAACGGGCGCGACATAACAAGATGATTTTCTATGTGATTTTCAACTGTTTGAGGTGAATTGCAAACAGGTATGCAGACAGTTCAGATCTCTAGGGAAGGTGACCTCTTGTGGTTGTTGGGAGAAGTGCAAGTAGTCACTATTACAATTGTGTGGTGGCCTGaaaaaaccctttaaaaatGGTCAAGTGTTGACACTCTACACTCTACTGTATTTCTGAAAACTACACATTTTCCCAAACCGAAATCTGTTTCCCTTTTGGATCTGCCTCAATCAGAAGTTAGGTTCtcgcattttaaaatctgtttaccTGTAAGAGTGAAAAGGGCTAAAAGTCACTTGTGACTCATCGTTGTCTCTTCACTCAACTGATCTGTTTATGTTGATCACGATAATAGtcgctgattaattcagtcagttctgttctCTTGactaaatttcattattaatgtcttCTGTCTTCTAGTACAAAGTGGAACATtgtggacattgtcacagccagtatctgattacaaaatgAAACCATTATGGCAGGTTACTATCCAAAGACTTGATCAAAGCACACATAGCTAGCCATACTGACTGTTTTTTTACTGTTGTTCTGgtaaaaatatattcatgttcTCTTAAAATAGAAATTTTAAGCTCTTAGAGTATATCATTGGCAGAAAATCTAGATTTTGGTCAAAAATACAGCCGTAGCGACTTCTGATGGGTTTTCCTgagccacctcacagctttCACTGTGTTGATAGCAGATCCTAGCAGATTTTAGATAGatattaacacaatattttaaaataataacacgAACATATTTTTTCTCAGTAGGAGCAGTTACCTCTGTCCCCTGTTACTCCAGCTTGTATGGAAATCTTGTCAAATGACGACAATATTTCTAAATAGGGAGGCTGACGTATTGCAGTATACCATATACCTGATTCATATACCATATACCTGATTATTCTGAGGTCAAGGAAATAAAGCAGACAGTCTAGAAACTGAACATCTGTGTGAAAAGATAGCGTGATATTACAGTAACTGAGCGAGAAGACatgaagggattttttttagcaatacGGGTAGTAGAACATGACTAATCATGCGTAATCATGTATTGTATGTACTAGTTTATATActtcatattttaaatgtatatctACGCTAAAATGtttactgatgtgtgtgtatgtgtttccttttttctaAAGATGTGCTTGATATCAGTAAATTAAAACACATGGCAGCTAGATACAAAAGGGCATGCTCTATAGGTCTCTCtgagattaaaataacattcgACCCTTTCAGGCTGAGCGGGCTTTCTCCGTTCCAAGGCGATACAAATGAAGAGACACTGAAGAACATTCTGGAGTTGAAGTACGAGTTTGAACCGCACTACTTCAGCCAAACCAGCTCTATGGCCAAAGACTTTATCCAGAAGCTACTAGTCAAAGAGCAGAGGTAACCCAGTTTGACTAACAAAtcgaataaaacacattatttaagaaaatactgtatatcagagGCCTAACGGAGCTCAtcttgtggatgtgtgtgtgtgtgtgtgtggttgtgtgctTTTGAGGACGTCTTCAGAATATGACGTGAGCTGCATTTTATCCTTCACTTCTTCCCTTACGTTCAGCTAGAAAATCTGCCTCTGTACAATATTGATAAAAATGTGTTCCCCATGCTTAGGAGCTTAGGATGCACGTAATCATCGTCTTTTTGGATCAGTCATATGTTATTTCAGTAACGCTTTACAGTAAGGTTCTCTAAAGGAGAGAGATAAACCAGAAGAAGCCTTGCGTTACAGTGAATTTATCACACTCAGTGCCTAAGAATACACTTGCGCATGATAAAAATCAGTGTAATGTACAGGCTCTCAAGGGTGGAAAaggtactgagaaattatacttgaCCTTTGTTCAGagggcaaaatagagcaattTCCTGTCCCAAAATGTGAGCACCACACACCAATGACTACTCGCTTAAACTCACTcaatactactcacttaaaGAGACCAGATcatggttttaaaatgtttaattttactaaataaattaaataaagtacagtatacagtaacCAGTATCTGCaagctgtattttattgttgccTTATTggaatacaattttttttttatggtaaatGTATTTGCTTTATGACGTCCCAAATAATTGGCCACATAACTTCTGGAGTTCCGTCAGGCGACACGTCCTGAGGCGACACGTCTTTTCAGTTATTGAGTGCTCCGTAAcaatgagacagaaaaaactCATATTTGATACACAGATAGATAACTTATCGGTTTGAAAGATAACATGCAGCTTTTGTTGATCTCGTCgctattttctttatataaaaaactaTTATTGCACAATAGTCAGACTGTTCGTACCGGCGTCTACACCATTAAGGGGCCTGAACAGACAGGCTACCTGAAAGTGCAGATAATATGTTGCAGTCTTGCTCAGTTAAAAGTGGAAATTTCTAGGCAAAAAAATGCACTcaaatgacagtaaaaaaaaaaaaaagttgttatatataaatgtactcaagtattgaaaaggaaaaaggaaatgattttaactgatgaaatgtcatgttttcatgtgaaaagtaacttatataaaactattagaagatgattttttgttttaaaaacattattccATCTTTATAAGTTTGCAGTATTTATCATTAGCTAGGATTTGACTTGCAGTCTAGATAAATATGTTAGCTACTGGGATCAATGCTTGCccaacctggcattagcaaagaaaccAGGCTCACGTAGTTACATATATCCAGTTACTGATAGCAGATTGGTGAAAtttacctcaacatgcttttttcacattaaattaaatggagttcatgccttaTAGGGAGCTCTTGTCTCTTGTTATACGAGTCTTTGCTTTGTCCagcatattgaaatattttactgagtTAGGGCCAGGGCCGCTCATCTTCAAGTTCAACACTGCAGACTGGTGGATTATCcatattctcacacacacacacacacacacggaaagcTATAGTGTTAGCtgcattgtgtagcatgagaagcaTTGTGTAGCATGGCCGATGATGAATTAGCAGAGCTGAtagtttcttttgttttgatgAACCTGAATGCGATTGCTGATGTATAGTCTACAGTCATTGCCTAGATGACTACAGAGACCTTTGTGATTTGTAACCAGTACTTttgacttttaaataaaaatgtaaggagtaaaaagtatatttttttcttgtaattttttaaaaaactttttcttgTACTTGGgaatgtaagtaagtaagtaagtgtaCTCAGTATCCGATTTTTAATACACccaaataatacttaagtatagtaatgCAGTATAATTACTAAAGTATTTACCACCCCTGGCCTTGCGTTTATGTCATAAGCCTCATATCCGCCTTATGAGCCACATCTAACCTGTTACttaacacattaaacatttacCTTATGAGCCTGCGATTACTTTAAGTGTTAAGTGTGGGATGGAGAGCAGGTTTTGGTGGTTTAATGGTAGAATTTTGTGATGGTCCTGCCATGTAAGAGATTCAGGTCCTATTCTTTCCAATGCAAAAGAACGAGCTGTTCTGGAAAGTGCAGAACAATG
This region includes:
- the si:dkey-240h12.4 gene encoding death-associated protein kinase 2 yields the protein MAVFKLDNVEDLYEIREILGSGHFGQVREVCERATGILWAGKFLKLRRGAGSRLGLERMSVEKEVAILQGLQHQNIMALKDVFESKAEVVLIVELIQGGELFDFIAEKESLTETDAIDFLKQILEGVNYMHSKHIGHFDLKPENIMLSDKQVPNPDIKIIDFGMAHCFLQGEEYKSMGGTPQYIAPEIINYEPLSTAADMWSIGVITYILLSGLSPFQGDTNEETLKNILELKYEFEPHYFSQTSSMAKDFIQKLLVKEQSERMTAEECLIHPWIKPLTRTQMARRNRSSINMKNFRMFNAKRKWKMSYNMVSACNRLCKLKLVCKTNALEKQDLRDCESDQEDTDTKTTSLLRRRLSNSS